A genome region from Amblyraja radiata isolate CabotCenter1 chromosome 2, sAmbRad1.1.pri, whole genome shotgun sequence includes the following:
- the LOC116968060 gene encoding oocyte zinc finger protein XlCOF6-like isoform X2 has translation MIILKKMNDSGFDFQNIPPVSLRLSDETTTARLCTGLTEGIEDEFKSLVEVFLVEVYCCKICAFTSSLKVKMNTHMEGLHRRKAGDGGSKMAGASGGGEEGDVSYVSELEMESKANIEEDSMGDNLERMSFLLPMYGMLHNISPVSCELAARGDRLHAPEPSFEGETAEEAGDEAQSEHLMSLGLCRISGGGGSRVESTGPGNAGGDHRRKLGKKRRSEAGTRSGGGRYLCRSCELELGSKVTYNLHMDCHDEAGSFRCVHCPWLASEWPAMQRHLDTHGAQRWPYRCPTCSKVFTRHSSWKSHQLTHTHQVAPYHCPKCPAFYPSELLRDSHAACHAEGAFKCTQCDFTDESWSVVDAHLRSHDSSLKTHMCLESGQSFLRGAALKDQESEHKDSLLFPCHFCGQAYKSRRQRNKHRRQVHRKVPERRRVKENNPASGRREEKGPHAKERKVSKGFSCSICTRRCSSKLALQRHMGTHTGIKPFHCQHCDYKTRLKASLVQHMRVHTGEKPFRCTVCQYASIDGSSLKRHSRTHSTEKPYKCQLCSYSCIQKKSLDLHVRRHHTGERFGCGSCDYSSADKQLLHKHLRKHQ, from the exons ATGATCATCTTAAAGAAGATGAACGACTCAGGGTTTGACTTCCAGAACATTCCGCCGGTGTCGTTGCGCTTGTCGGACGAGACCACCACGGCGAGATTGTGCACAGGCCTGACGGAGGGGATTGAGGACGAGTTTAAGAGCCTGGTGGAAGTGTTCCTGGTGGAGGTTTACTGCTGCAAGATTTGTGCCTTCACCAGCAGCCTGAAGGTGAAGATGAACACCCACATGGAAGGTCTTCACAGGCGCAAGGCCGGAGACGGGGGTTCCAAGATGGCGGGGGCGAGTGGAGGCGGCGAGGAAGGGGATGTGTCGTACGTCTCTGAGCTGGAGATGGAGTCCAAGGCGAACATTGAGGAGGACAGCATGGGGGACAACTTGGAGAGGATGTCCTTCCTCCTTCCCATGTACGGGATGCTCCACAACATCAGCCCCGTCTCCTGCGAGCTGGCAGCTCGGGGCGATCGCCTGCACGCCCCCGAGCCGTCGTTCGAGGGAGAGACGGCGGAGGAGGCCGGGGACGAGGCCCAGTCCGAGCACCTCATGTCGCTGGGCCTCTGCCGCATctccggcggcggcggcagcagggtCGAGTCGACCGGTCCGGGGAACGCCGGTGGCGACCATCGCAGGAAGCTCGGGAAGAAGAGACGGAGCGAGGCGGGGACCCGGAGCGGAGGCGGCCGCTACCTCTGCCGCTCGTGTGAGCTGGAGCTGGGGTCCAAGGTCACCTACAACCTCCACATGGACTGCCACGACGAGGCGGGGTCCTTCAGGTGCGTCCACTGCCCCTGGCTGGCCTCGGAGTGGCCGGCGATGCAGAGGCACCTGGACACCCACGGTGCCCAGAGATGGCCGTACCGCTGCCCTACCTGCAGCAAAGTATTCACCAGGCACAGCTCCTGGAAGTCGCACCAACTCACCCACACGCACCAGGTCGCCCCTTACCACTGCCCAAAGTGCCCGGCCTTCTACCCCTCAGAGCTGCTGAGAGATTCACATGCTGCCTGCCATGCTGAGGGAGCTTTCAAGTGCACACAGTGCGACTTCACAG ATGAATCATGGAGTGTAGTTGACGCTCATCTCCGCAGCCATGACAGCAGTTTGAAGACACACATGTGCCTGGAGTCTGGTCAGAGCTTCCTCAGAGG GGCTGCACTGAAGGACCAGGAGTCAGAGCACAAAGACAGTCTGCTCTTTCCCTGCCACTTCTGCGGACAGGCCTACAAGAGTAGGCGGCAGAGGAATAAGCACCGTCGCCAAGTCCATCGGAAGGTTCCGGAACGGAGGAGAGTGAAGGAAAACAACCCGGCCAGTGGAAGGCGCGAGGAGAAAGGGCCTCATGCGAAGGAAAGGAAAGTAAGCAAAGGATTTTCCTGCAGCATTTGCACCAG GCGATGCTCCTCGAAGCTGGCCCTCCAACGACACATGGGCACACACACGGGCATCAAACCATTTCACTGCCAGCACTGCGATTACAAAACCAGACTCAAAGCATCTCTGGTCCAGCACATGAGAGTCCATACAG GTGAGAAACCCTTCAGGTGCACAGTCTGCCAGTACGCCTCCATCGACGGCAGCTCCCTGAAACGGCACTCCCGCACCCATTCCACCGAGAAGCCTTACAAATGCCAGCTCTGTTCATATAGTTG CATCCAGAAGAAGAGCCTGGACCTCCACGTGCGCCGGCATCACACGGGCGAGAGATTCGGCTGCGGCTCCTGCGACTACTCCTCCGCGGACAAGCAGCTGCTGCACAAGCACCTGCGCAAACACCAGTAG
- the LOC116968060 gene encoding oocyte zinc finger protein XlCOF6-like isoform X1, producing MIILKKMNDSGFDFQNIPPVSLRLSDETTTARLCTGLTEGIEDEFKSLVEVFLVEVYCCKICAFTSSLKVKMNTHMEGLHRRKAGDGGSKMAGASGGGEEGDVSYVSELEMESKANIEEDSMGDNLERMSFLLPMYGMLHNISPVSCELAARGDRLHAPEPSFEGETAEEAGDEAQSEHLMSLGLCRISGGGGSRVESTGPGNAGGDHRRKLGKKRRSEAGTRSGGGRYLCRSCELELGSKVTYNLHMDCHDEAGSFRCVHCPWLASEWPAMQRHLDTHGAQRWPYRCPTCSKVFTRHSSWKSHQLTHTHQVAPYHCPKCPAFYPSELLRDSHAACHAEGAFKCTQCDFTDESWSVVDAHLRSHDSSLKTHMCLESGQSFLRGAALKDQESEHKDSLLFPCHFCGQAYKSRRQRNKHRRQVHRKVPERRRVKENNPASGRREEKGPHAKERKVSKGFSCSICTRRCSSKLALQRHMGTHTGIKPFHCQHCDYKTRLKASLVQHMRVHTASRRRAWTSTCAGITRARDSAAAPATTPPRTSSCCTSTCANTSRSRESRRGATRPAHDRRELHSRSCSHISWPPAVRLISCCLPH from the exons ATGATCATCTTAAAGAAGATGAACGACTCAGGGTTTGACTTCCAGAACATTCCGCCGGTGTCGTTGCGCTTGTCGGACGAGACCACCACGGCGAGATTGTGCACAGGCCTGACGGAGGGGATTGAGGACGAGTTTAAGAGCCTGGTGGAAGTGTTCCTGGTGGAGGTTTACTGCTGCAAGATTTGTGCCTTCACCAGCAGCCTGAAGGTGAAGATGAACACCCACATGGAAGGTCTTCACAGGCGCAAGGCCGGAGACGGGGGTTCCAAGATGGCGGGGGCGAGTGGAGGCGGCGAGGAAGGGGATGTGTCGTACGTCTCTGAGCTGGAGATGGAGTCCAAGGCGAACATTGAGGAGGACAGCATGGGGGACAACTTGGAGAGGATGTCCTTCCTCCTTCCCATGTACGGGATGCTCCACAACATCAGCCCCGTCTCCTGCGAGCTGGCAGCTCGGGGCGATCGCCTGCACGCCCCCGAGCCGTCGTTCGAGGGAGAGACGGCGGAGGAGGCCGGGGACGAGGCCCAGTCCGAGCACCTCATGTCGCTGGGCCTCTGCCGCATctccggcggcggcggcagcagggtCGAGTCGACCGGTCCGGGGAACGCCGGTGGCGACCATCGCAGGAAGCTCGGGAAGAAGAGACGGAGCGAGGCGGGGACCCGGAGCGGAGGCGGCCGCTACCTCTGCCGCTCGTGTGAGCTGGAGCTGGGGTCCAAGGTCACCTACAACCTCCACATGGACTGCCACGACGAGGCGGGGTCCTTCAGGTGCGTCCACTGCCCCTGGCTGGCCTCGGAGTGGCCGGCGATGCAGAGGCACCTGGACACCCACGGTGCCCAGAGATGGCCGTACCGCTGCCCTACCTGCAGCAAAGTATTCACCAGGCACAGCTCCTGGAAGTCGCACCAACTCACCCACACGCACCAGGTCGCCCCTTACCACTGCCCAAAGTGCCCGGCCTTCTACCCCTCAGAGCTGCTGAGAGATTCACATGCTGCCTGCCATGCTGAGGGAGCTTTCAAGTGCACACAGTGCGACTTCACAG ATGAATCATGGAGTGTAGTTGACGCTCATCTCCGCAGCCATGACAGCAGTTTGAAGACACACATGTGCCTGGAGTCTGGTCAGAGCTTCCTCAGAGG GGCTGCACTGAAGGACCAGGAGTCAGAGCACAAAGACAGTCTGCTCTTTCCCTGCCACTTCTGCGGACAGGCCTACAAGAGTAGGCGGCAGAGGAATAAGCACCGTCGCCAAGTCCATCGGAAGGTTCCGGAACGGAGGAGAGTGAAGGAAAACAACCCGGCCAGTGGAAGGCGCGAGGAGAAAGGGCCTCATGCGAAGGAAAGGAAAGTAAGCAAAGGATTTTCCTGCAGCATTTGCACCAG GCGATGCTCCTCGAAGCTGGCCCTCCAACGACACATGGGCACACACACGGGCATCAAACCATTTCACTGCCAGCACTGCGATTACAAAACCAGACTCAAAGCATCTCTGGTCCAGCACATGAGAGTCCATACAG CATCCAGAAGAAGAGCCTGGACCTCCACGTGCGCCGGCATCACACGGGCGAGAGATTCGGCTGCGGCTCCTGCGACTACTCCTCCGCGGACAAGCAGCTGCTGCACAAGCACCTGCGCAAACACCAGTAGGAGCCGGGAGAGTCGGCGAGGAGCGACACGGCCAGCTCACGACAGACGAGAGCTTCACAGCCGAAGCTGCAGTCACATCTCCTGGCCTCCTGCAGTCCGTCTCATctcatgctgcctgccccactga